The Pseudoliparis swirei isolate HS2019 ecotype Mariana Trench chromosome 17, NWPU_hadal_v1, whole genome shotgun sequence sequence gggaggaaagtggtggaatagcaggtgcgcaaattggatgtagctgctggcagaccaaacaatcccaatcttatctgctttcggctccctcaaccagaacggtgccttggccaaggccgttactggaacaacaactcccctgaagatcgctgaagtgagaacctctctcattcccttccccctatccacagacacctgtggttgttttctcccaggacctttcaaggctatctccatggcaacgaccatcttgcggactgagaactctgtctgttgtggcctgggggaggacgacataccagaacacgcacacacgaactttcaataatactgattgcattcactacccccctccccccatcccacgccttcgcctgcttttcacccccagtgggaccggacggggctgtggctggcgctgctatgttggcgccggaccggctggctgcttgtcggtgctggttaccttctgcccccaatggatgggcttagatcacccagttgttggattacctcccctccccttcctactcgttgcaagtcatgtctaaaatgtatgtgcttatgtgctaaggtgtttttttcctgctcccacactgtaccccctctcggggcatagtcggggggttggtgttttttctcgccttcttccctcatgttatgctgtaatctttcatccaccctttcttgtaatttcgatgcttttgtacctgtactctggcaaacgacaaataaatatatcaatcaatcaatcaatcaatgtgtgtgtgtgtgtgtgtgtatgtgtgtgtatgtgtctgtatgtgtgcatgtgtgtgtgtgtgtgtgtgcatgtgtgtgtgtgtatgtgtgtatgtgtggatgtgtgcatgtgtgtgtgtgtccctccagCTGACCTGgtgcctgcagcagcagctcgttGGAGGTCAGGAGGACTCGTGGGCGAACGAGGCACAGACGCGTCTCTCTCTTCTGGCTCAGGCACACGCCGTTTCCATTCACCACCATCCAGCCGCGGTCGTGCAGCAGGCCCAGCGGGCCCACCGGCCAATCCTGGACCTGCGTGGAGGACAGAGTCAGAACCAGGGAGACGGGCCAGAGCGTCGTGGCGCGGGTCGTCCTCGAACCTCGTAGGCGGCGCATGATTTGACGGGGTAGATGTAGATGTTGGTGAGAGTGTACGCCTCCTTGTGGCCGCTTGAGTCTCTGCGTCCAACTCCCCTGGGCGATGCTTccgcaggccccgccccctcgtctCCTGTCCCTCGGGGAGCGGCGTCCTCGTGAGGCTCTTCGCGGTCGCCTCCGAGCCGCTCAAGCCTCGCCCGGTCCACCGTGACCGGCTTCTCCACGAAGCACTCGGCCACGAAGCTCAGGAACTTCTGACAGTCTTGGAACGTGGACATGTAGCCGAAGGACACGCGCACCGATCCGGTCGGCCGGCCGTCCACCAGGTCGATGCCGTCTCCGCAGACGTGTCCGGCCTGGAGAAGGAGAAACAACCGTTGCCCTCCCAAGGAGCCGTCTCAGCAGCCGGACACGTTTCCTGTTCCTGCttctctcacctgcaggtttCTCCGCATCTGCTGATTGGTGATCCCCAGGAAGGCCTGACAGGCGCCGGTGTTGCAGAAGCAGCCGGTGCGCACATGGATATCGTACAGCGCGGCCATCCTGTCCACCTGAGGAGGAACAAGGAGCTCTTTTAATTGGCCCATGCATAAAACATGTGGTAATTAAACTGTTGCAAAACCCCAAAGTATTGACTGCACCTGAGAATAGCCAATTATCTGCCCAGCGGAGTCCTGGAGGTTGAAGTTAAGGATCGCGCCCTGTGTGCTCGGACTCTCAAACCGGCCTTCTGTGTACATCTGAGCCGCCGGGCGCCCGTTGCCATGGCAAAGGGCCGACAGCAGCATGTAAGTGAAGCGCGCCAAGCCGAACGTGTGCTGCTGGATGTTGTGCATGccccctgaaggcaccacgggAGGACCGGCACGTTAATACATGTCATAATACATGCGAGTTATGCATGCACATTATGCATGTTATAATACATGCATGTTATGCACGTACTAATACATCCAAGTTATGCATGTCATATGTATTATGACATGCATACTATGCATATCATAATACATGCATAATTTGGATGTATTAATGCATGCATACCTTGCATGTGTTATTATTCTGCGATTAGTGTGGTTCTGGTACCGGTGATCCGGTGAAGAGCTTCAAAGCCGTGATTCACAGCGATGACGTCCAAGAAGGAAACGGTGCCGTCTTCAAATCTTGTGTCGGGGAGAAAGAACCAGAGCTCAGAACACAGAGGAGCGGCTCCAGAACCTCCAGAACCTCCAGAACCTCTCGGAGGGCACCGGGCCGCTCTACCTGTCAGAGACGCTGGCTGCCGGCACGTAGTAATCCTCCCCGGACAGGTACGCCGCCGCCGTGCCTCCCCCGAAGTAAGACTTGGTGAGTATGGCCGCCGCGTCGTTCCGGACCAGCAGCGCCCCCAGACCGGTGGGGAAGCCGAACATCTTGTGGAAGGAGACGGGCACGAAGTCGGCCGGGCAGTCCCGCAGGTCCAGAGGGGAGCAGCCGACGTGACAGGCGGCGTCCAGCAGCACCAGCCAGCGGCCCGCGTGGTCGCACGCCGGGTAGAGGCGCCGCGCCTGGATGCCTCTCACGAAGCCGAGGGGGTACTTCCTGCCCGAGAAGTTGCTCTGCGCCGGGTAGCTGAAGAGGTGCGGCGTCCGGCCGGCGCCTCCCGCGGGCCGCCGCGCCCGGCCCTCCACTTCCTGCGGGGAGACGGGCAGGACGACCGCGCCGCGGCCGCACGCCGGCCCCCTGATGCCGACCACGGAGGTGTGGCTGTCGGTCAGGTGGCCGAAGACGCTCCCCACCTCGCCCTCCGCCGCCGGCCTCCAGGGGAAGCTCTCCGCCACCAGTCTGAGCGCCGCCGTGCACCCGGAGGTGAAGATCACAGAGTACTCGTCGGGGGGCGCGTTGAAGTGCTGCAGCACCCTAAGGAGAGGACGTCTCTTAGAGACCCGCCTCGGCCGGGAGACCGCCGGCCCGACGCGGCTTTACCTGAACCGGACCCGGTCCACCGTGTCCTGGGTCAGCCGGCTGCTGGGGTGGTGGCTGTGAGGGTTTCCTGGTGGTCACACGACTGGAAGCTTAGGGAGCGTCACGGTGAACACGGACCACATCGGTCACGCCTCAGGACTCACCGTACAGGTTCCTGGAGACGTCCAGGGCGAAGGCCGTCACCAGAGACTCCGGGAACAGGGTCGTCCCGGCATGGTCCAGATACGTGACTCCtgttcacagagagagagagagagagtgtgtgtgtgtgtatgtgtacacgtgtatgtgtgtgtgggtgtgtgtatgtgcgtgcatg is a genomic window containing:
- the mocos gene encoding molybdenum cofactor sulfurase — its product is MDFQSLCSFASFRSSWSRYGYEGDLQAEVEQQFTRLKGVTYLDHAGTTLFPESLVTAFALDVSRNLYGNPHSHHPSSRLTQDTVDRVRFRVLQHFNAPPDEYSVIFTSGCTAALRLVAESFPWRPAAEGEVGSVFGHLTDSHTSVVGIRGPACGRGAVVLPVSPQEVEGRARRPAGGAGRTPHLFSYPAQSNFSGRKYPLGFVRGIQARRLYPACDHAGRWLVLLDAACHVGCSPLDLRDCPADFVPVSFHKMFGFPTGLGALLVRNDAAAILTKSYFGGGTAAAYLSGEDYYVPAASVSDRFEDGTVSFLDVIAVNHGFEALHRITGGMHNIQQHTFGLARFTYMLLSALCHGNGRPAAQMYTEGRFESPSTQGAILNFNLQDSAGQIIGYSQVDRMAALYDIHVRTGCFCNTGACQAFLGITNQQMRRNLQAGHVCGDGIDLVDGRPTGSVRVSFGYMSTFQDCQKFLSFVAECFVEKPVTVDRARLERLGGDREEPHEDAAPRGTGDEGAGPAEASPRGVGRRDSSGHKEAYTLTNIYIYPVKSCAAYEVQDWPVGPLGLLHDRGWMVVNGNGVCLSQKRETRLCLVRPRVLLTSNELLLQAPGMETLSPSPPRVQAVDCGAEAASWLSHFLGQPCRLMRQSPDSSRDMKKRPSGAATSSLLSLVNEAQYLLISRASVELLLKLTSSSQGAAAAAERLLDTQNAIGRFRANLVIAGGEAFEEDDWSHLIIGDTRFAVAGQCGRCQMIGVDQETGAKTKEPLTSLSAYREGKVTFGVYLTHELPEGSGHAVRVLSAGSAVQPEPRGS